From Oreochromis aureus strain Israel breed Guangdong linkage group 4, ZZ_aureus, whole genome shotgun sequence, a single genomic window includes:
- the tmem187 gene encoding transmembrane protein 187: MMRRAVVHVSVGFLLCAGLVNTGMFADVDVELSSEHYAERRVDGLPAFLAMPCNCVVNVGYVCVGLYWLLWRGDDGESERARYMRHVFALMAVFYGPVQWTRLAMLRRAPAVLDQWLTLPIFAWVPVWIDFIERRTEWRASHAAALELGSVLSYGLAMAHRRGFDTALAGHVLFAVYKGVGVQRTHGDVRTRRHLVLAVLSCAGFVLLKLLDHHLAQYRLFQRLTGHFWSKVCDVLQFHFSFCFLTRLTSRARAKTEPQQQ; the protein is encoded by the coding sequence ATGATGAGGCGGGCCGTGGTGCACGTGTCCGTGGGCTTCCTGCTGTGTGCCGGCCTGGTGAATACCGGCATGTTCGCGGACGTTGACGTGGAGCTGAGTTCCGAGCACTACGCGGAGAGGCGGGTCGACGGTCTGCCCGCGTTCTTGGCGATGCCGTGTAACTGCGTGGTCAATGTGGGTTACGTGTGCGTGGGTCTGTACTGGCTGCTGTGGCGCGGGGACGACGGCGAGTCGGAGCGCGCCCGCTACATGAGGCACGTGTTCGCCCTCATGGCCGTCTTTTACGGCCCCGTACAGTGGACGCGCCTGGCCATGCTGCGGCGCGCTCCAGCCGTTCTCGACCAGTGGCTGACTTTACCGATCTTCGCGTGGGTGCCGGTGTGGATCGACTTTATCGAGAGGCGGACCGAATGGCGCGCGTCGCACGCGGCGGCGCTCGAGCTCGGCTCCGTTCTCAGCTACGGACTGGCGATGGCACACCGACGCGGCTTCGACACGGCGCTCGCAGGTCACGTGCTCTTTGCGGTGTACAAAGGAGTTGGCGTGCAGCGGACGCACGGAGATGTGCGCACGCGCAGACACCTCGTGCTGGCCGTGCTGTCGTGTGCAGGCTTCGTGCTCCTGAAGCTGCTGGATCACCACCTGGCTCAGTACCGCCTGTTTCAGCGCCTCACCGGACACTTCTGGTCCAAAGTGTGCGACGTGCTGCAGTTCCACTTCAGCTTCTGCTTCCTGACCAGGCTGACGAGCAGAGCGCGGGCCAAGACTGAGCCGCAGCAGCAGTGA